In Acipenser ruthenus chromosome 15, fAciRut3.2 maternal haplotype, whole genome shotgun sequence, a genomic segment contains:
- the LOC117421857 gene encoding basic leucine zipper transcriptional factor ATF-like: MAQGSDSNDTSFTRSPSPGNKEDSSDDVKKVLRREKNRIAAQKSRMRQTQKADTLHLESENLVKENAALRKEVKRLTEEAKYLTSVLSTHEPLCSALSSQASEIIYSPHGAFHQPHINSPRFQH, translated from the exons ATGGCACAGGGTTCTGACAGCAACGACACCAGTTTCACCAGATCTCCATCTCCTGGCAATAAGGAG GACTCCTCTGACGATGTGAAGAAGGTGTTAAGGCGAGAGAAGAACCGAATCGCAGCTCAGAAGAGCAGGATGAGGCAGACACAGAAAGCAGACACTTTACACTTG GAGAGTGAGAACCTGGTGAAAGAAAACGCTGCACTGCGGAAGGAGGTGAAGAGACTGACGGAGGAGGCCAAATACCTGACCTCTGTGCTGAGCACCCATGAGCCTCTGTGTTCAGCACTGAGCTCCCAGGCATCCGAGATCATCTACTCTCCACACGGGGCCTTCCACCAGCCCCACATCAACTCTCCACGCTTCCAGCACTGA